In the genome of Burkholderia diffusa, one region contains:
- the poxB gene encoding ubiquinone-dependent pyruvate dehydrogenase, whose amino-acid sequence MARQTMAEYLAKTLAAAGIERIWGVTGDSLNGLSFSLSQIGSIRWMHTRHEESAAFAAGADAASTGRLAVCAGSCGPGNLHLINGLYDCHRNHQPVLAIAAHIPSTEIGLGYFQETHPQELFRECSHFAELVTNASQFPRVLARAMRTAIEERGVAVIVLPGDIALGDGPEEAPAWSESAPPSILPADADLDRLAVLLNGSDAVTLLCGSGTQGAHDEVVALADTLGAPVVHALRGKQFVEWDNPFDVGMTGLIGFSSGYHAMESCDTLLMLGTDFPYRPFYPTNAKIVQIDWKGSQLGHRAPLALGLVGTVKETIAALLPRLTRKTQRRFLENALKHYAAARKGLDDLAVAEPPGRAIHPQYLTKIVDEVAADDAIFTADVGTPTLWAARYLTMNGKRQLHGSFNHGSMANAMPQALGVQGAHPGRQVVSLSGDGGLSMLLGDLLTARQLNLPIKIVVYNNSLLGFVSMELKAAGYLDTNVDLSPTDFAAIAKGAGIFSVRVEHSENVEHALRTAFAHDGPAVIDVVTSKYELAMPPKIEIAHAKGFSLFMLRAILSGRGDEIVELARTNLR is encoded by the coding sequence ATGGCTAGACAGACGATGGCGGAATATCTGGCGAAGACGCTGGCGGCAGCGGGCATCGAGCGCATCTGGGGGGTGACGGGCGACAGCCTGAACGGGCTGTCGTTCAGCCTGAGCCAGATCGGCTCGATTCGCTGGATGCATACGCGGCACGAGGAGAGCGCGGCGTTTGCCGCCGGCGCGGATGCCGCGTCGACCGGGCGGCTCGCGGTTTGCGCAGGCAGTTGCGGCCCCGGCAACCTGCACCTGATCAACGGCCTCTACGACTGCCACCGCAATCACCAGCCGGTGCTCGCGATCGCCGCGCACATTCCATCGACCGAGATCGGCCTCGGCTACTTCCAGGAAACCCACCCGCAGGAACTGTTCCGCGAGTGCAGTCACTTCGCGGAACTCGTGACGAACGCATCGCAGTTCCCGCGCGTGCTCGCGCGCGCGATGCGCACCGCGATCGAGGAGCGCGGCGTCGCGGTGATCGTGCTGCCGGGCGACATCGCGCTCGGCGACGGCCCGGAAGAAGCACCCGCGTGGAGCGAGTCGGCGCCGCCGTCGATCCTGCCGGCCGACGCCGATCTCGACCGGCTCGCGGTGCTGCTCAACGGCTCCGACGCGGTCACGCTGCTGTGCGGCAGCGGCACGCAGGGCGCGCACGACGAGGTGGTCGCGCTGGCCGACACGCTCGGTGCGCCGGTCGTGCATGCGCTGCGCGGCAAGCAGTTCGTCGAATGGGACAACCCGTTCGACGTCGGAATGACGGGGTTGATCGGCTTCAGCTCGGGCTATCACGCGATGGAATCGTGCGACACGCTGCTGATGCTCGGCACGGACTTCCCGTACCGGCCGTTCTATCCGACGAATGCGAAGATCGTGCAGATCGACTGGAAGGGCTCGCAACTTGGCCATCGCGCGCCGCTCGCGCTCGGGCTCGTCGGCACCGTGAAGGAAACGATCGCGGCGCTGTTGCCGCGCCTCACGCGCAAGACGCAGCGGCGCTTCCTCGAGAACGCGCTGAAGCACTACGCGGCCGCCCGCAAGGGGCTCGACGATCTCGCGGTGGCCGAGCCGCCGGGCCGCGCGATTCATCCGCAATACCTGACGAAGATCGTCGACGAAGTCGCGGCCGACGACGCCATCTTCACGGCCGACGTCGGCACGCCGACGCTATGGGCCGCGCGCTACCTGACGATGAACGGCAAGCGACAGCTGCACGGCTCGTTCAATCACGGTTCGATGGCGAACGCGATGCCGCAGGCGCTCGGCGTGCAGGGCGCGCATCCGGGGCGGCAGGTCGTGTCGCTGTCGGGCGACGGCGGGCTGTCGATGCTGCTCGGCGATCTGCTGACTGCTCGCCAGCTCAATCTGCCGATCAAGATCGTCGTCTACAACAACAGCCTGCTCGGCTTCGTGTCGATGGAGCTGAAGGCGGCCGGCTACCTCGACACGAACGTCGATCTGAGCCCGACCGACTTCGCGGCGATCGCGAAGGGCGCGGGGATCTTCAGCGTGCGCGTCGAGCATTCGGAGAATGTCGAGCACGCGCTGCGCACCGCGTTCGCGCACGACGGGCCGGCGGTCATCGACGTCGTCACGTCGAAGTACGAACTGGCGATGCCGCCGAAGATCGAGATCGCACATGCGAAGGGCTTCAGCCTGTTCATGCTGCGCGCGATCCTCAGCGGTCGCGGCGACGAGATCGTCGAACTCGCGCGGACCAACCTGCGGTGA
- a CDS encoding ABC transporter permease, with amino-acid sequence MNGFFLHLSIADWVNGALETFVAQYGDSFHHFSALLLRYLLVPLEGALRVAPPWLVLLVVGAIAWNATRRIGLGALFMLLLYAIGCFGLWDKLMQTLALMLVATVLSVAIGVPIGILASRSPWLRRLLLPVLDVMQTLPSFVYLIPVLMLFGLGKVPAILATIIYALPPLIRLTDLGIRQVDPDVTEAARAFGTTRWQLLVNVQLPLARPSIMAGINQTTMMALSMVVIASMIGSRGLGEDVLAGIQTLDVGKGTQAGIAIVILAIVIDRISQGFGQERRARRRLAQQRRQKGASRVPYRLPRKAAPSATDSNQPAQSSRA; translated from the coding sequence ATGAACGGCTTCTTCCTCCACCTGTCGATCGCCGACTGGGTCAACGGCGCGCTCGAGACGTTCGTCGCGCAATACGGCGACAGCTTCCATCACTTCAGCGCGCTGCTGTTGCGCTACCTGCTCGTGCCGCTCGAAGGCGCGCTGCGGGTGGCGCCGCCGTGGCTCGTGCTGCTCGTGGTCGGTGCGATCGCGTGGAACGCGACGCGCCGCATCGGCCTCGGCGCGCTCTTCATGCTACTGCTTTACGCGATCGGCTGCTTCGGCCTGTGGGACAAGCTGATGCAGACGCTCGCGCTGATGCTCGTCGCAACGGTGCTGTCGGTCGCGATCGGCGTGCCGATCGGCATTCTCGCGTCGCGCAGCCCGTGGCTGCGCCGGCTGCTGCTGCCCGTGCTCGACGTGATGCAGACGCTGCCGAGCTTCGTCTACCTGATTCCGGTGCTGATGCTGTTCGGGCTCGGCAAGGTGCCGGCCATCCTCGCGACGATCATCTACGCATTGCCGCCGCTGATCCGGCTCACCGATCTCGGCATCCGCCAGGTCGATCCGGACGTGACCGAAGCCGCGCGCGCGTTCGGTACGACGCGCTGGCAGCTGCTCGTGAACGTGCAGTTGCCGCTCGCGCGGCCGAGCATCATGGCCGGCATCAACCAGACGACGATGATGGCGCTGTCGATGGTCGTGATCGCGTCGATGATCGGCTCGCGCGGGCTCGGCGAGGACGTGCTCGCGGGCATCCAGACGCTTGACGTCGGCAAGGGCACGCAGGCCGGCATCGCGATCGTGATCCTCGCGATCGTGATCGACCGCATCAGCCAGGGCTTCGGCCAGGAACGGCGCGCGCGGCGGCGGCTGGCGCAGCAACGCCGCCAGAAAGGCGCGTCGCGCGTGCCGTACCGGCTGCCGCGCAAGGCGGCGCCGTCCGCCACCGATTCGAACCAGCCGGCGCAATCGTCGCGCGCATAG
- a CDS encoding aldo/keto reductase encodes MQKRMLGKSGLEVSAIGLGCMGLSYGYGPAVDKASGIALIRAAFECGVTFFDTAEAYGPFVNEELVGEAVAPFRDQVVIATKFGFEDGEPMKGVDSRPSRIRAVADAALKRLKVDRIDLFYQHRVDPNVPIEDVAGTVKDLIGEGKVAHFGLSEAGEQTIRRAHAVQAVTALQSEYSLWWREPEERILPTLEELGIGFVAFSPLGKGFLTGAIDASTTFDATDFRNIVPRFSEENRKANAGLVDLLGRIAADKDVTRAQIALAWLLARKPWIVPIPGTTKLHRLDENVGAAEVALTTGELSAIEAALRQITIVGERYPAQLQQRVDR; translated from the coding sequence ATGCAAAAGCGCATGCTTGGAAAGAGCGGCCTCGAAGTCTCGGCAATCGGGCTCGGCTGCATGGGATTGAGCTACGGTTACGGCCCGGCCGTCGACAAGGCGAGCGGTATCGCGCTGATTCGCGCGGCGTTCGAATGCGGCGTGACCTTCTTCGATACGGCCGAGGCGTACGGCCCGTTCGTCAACGAGGAACTGGTGGGCGAGGCGGTGGCGCCGTTTCGTGACCAGGTCGTGATCGCGACCAAGTTCGGATTCGAGGACGGCGAGCCGATGAAGGGCGTCGATAGCCGGCCGTCGCGGATCCGTGCAGTGGCGGATGCTGCACTCAAGCGGCTGAAGGTCGACCGCATCGATCTGTTCTATCAGCATCGCGTGGATCCGAACGTGCCGATCGAGGACGTCGCGGGCACCGTCAAGGACCTGATCGGCGAAGGCAAGGTGGCGCACTTCGGACTGTCGGAAGCCGGTGAGCAGACGATTCGCCGCGCGCACGCCGTGCAGGCCGTCACGGCGCTGCAAAGCGAGTATTCGCTGTGGTGGCGCGAGCCGGAGGAGCGCATCCTGCCGACGCTCGAGGAGCTCGGCATCGGCTTCGTTGCATTCAGCCCGCTCGGCAAGGGTTTCCTGACCGGGGCGATCGATGCGAGCACGACGTTCGATGCGACCGATTTCCGCAATATCGTGCCGCGTTTCTCGGAAGAAAACCGCAAGGCCAACGCGGGCCTCGTTGACTTGCTCGGCCGAATCGCGGCCGACAAGGACGTGACGCGCGCGCAGATCGCGCTCGCGTGGCTACTGGCCCGCAAGCCGTGGATCGTGCCGATCCCGGGCACGACGAAGCTGCATCGGCTCGATGAAAACGTGGGCGCGGCCGAGGTGGCGCTGACGACCGGCGAACTGTCGGCGATCGAGGCGGCACTGCGGCAGATCACGATCGTCGGCGAGCGGTATCCCGCGCAGCTTCAGCAGCGCGTCGATCGCTGA
- a CDS encoding 1-aminocyclopropane-1-carboxylate deaminase gives MNLQRFPRYPLTFGPTPIQPLKRLSAHLGGRVELYAKREDCNSGLAFGGNKTRKLEYLVPDALAQGADTLVSIGGVQSNQTRQVAAVAAHLGMKCVLVQEHWVNYEDPVYDRVGNIQLSRMMGADVRLVADGFDIGIRRSWEEAMESVRQAGGKPYPIPAGCSEHPLGGLGFVGFAEEVREQEAQLGFKFDYVVVCSVTGSTQAGMVVGFAADGRADRVIGIDASATPERTHEQITRIARHTAELVGLRRDIEEKDVVLDTRYAGPEYGLPNDGTLEAIRLCARLEGVLTDPVYEGKSMHGMIDKVRRGEFEPGSKVLYAHLGGVPALSAYSGIFREG, from the coding sequence ATGAACCTGCAACGTTTCCCGCGTTATCCGCTCACGTTCGGCCCGACGCCGATCCAGCCGCTCAAGCGCCTGAGCGCGCACCTCGGCGGCAGGGTCGAGCTGTATGCGAAGCGCGAGGACTGCAACAGCGGCCTCGCGTTCGGCGGCAACAAGACGCGCAAGCTCGAATACCTCGTCCCCGACGCGCTTGCGCAAGGCGCCGACACGCTCGTATCGATCGGCGGCGTGCAGTCGAACCAGACCCGCCAGGTCGCGGCGGTCGCCGCGCATCTCGGGATGAAGTGCGTGCTCGTGCAGGAGCACTGGGTCAACTACGAGGATCCGGTGTACGACCGCGTCGGGAACATCCAGCTGTCACGGATGATGGGCGCCGACGTGCGGCTCGTCGCCGACGGCTTCGACATCGGCATTCGCCGCAGCTGGGAAGAAGCGATGGAAAGCGTGCGGCAGGCGGGCGGCAAGCCGTATCCGATTCCTGCCGGGTGTTCCGAGCATCCGCTCGGCGGGCTCGGATTCGTCGGCTTCGCGGAAGAAGTGCGCGAGCAGGAAGCGCAACTCGGGTTCAAGTTCGATTACGTCGTGGTCTGCTCGGTCACGGGCAGCACGCAGGCGGGGATGGTCGTCGGCTTCGCAGCCGACGGACGCGCGGACCGCGTGATCGGCATCGACGCGTCGGCAACGCCTGAGCGCACGCATGAACAGATCACGCGCATCGCCCGGCACACGGCCGAGCTGGTCGGGCTGCGGCGCGATATCGAAGAGAAGGACGTCGTGCTCGACACGCGCTATGCCGGGCCGGAATACGGACTGCCGAACGATGGCACGCTGGAGGCGATTCGTCTCTGTGCGCGGCTGGAAGGCGTGCTGACGGATCCCGTCTATGAAGGGAAATCGATGCACGGGATGATCGACAAGGTGCGGCGCGGGGAATTCGAGCCGGGGTCGAAGGTGCTGTATGCGCACCTTGGCGGGGTGCCGGCGTTGAGCGCGTACAGCGGGATTTTTCGGGAAGGTTGA
- a CDS encoding porin yields MNRKLTALAVTAAFASPAFAQSSVTLYGVIDEGLNYTNNVGTGHVYEMASGYAQGSRWGLKGNEDLGGGLKAIFQLENGFDVNSGRLNQGGRMFGRQAYVGLSQAQYGTLTFGRQYDSVVDYLAPTTANGNWGGYLLAHPFDNDNTDNSFRLDNTVKYASPNFGGFQFGGAYSFSNSTSFSDNRAYSFGAQYQNNGLLIGAAYLQANRPGDGSAGAITANDASYIAERMRVFGAGINYTFGPATVGFAYTNSNYKNPTGNGYLGTPGAIIAPGATVSAIKYQNFEVNGAYQITPAFMVGAQYVLSLEKYDASTGDAKPKIHSVGLMADYNLSKRTDVYVQAAYQHIAGDKTGSILDQAFIPGTDAPSSTSNQVAVRLALRHKF; encoded by the coding sequence ATGAACAGGAAACTGACCGCGCTCGCCGTCACCGCAGCCTTCGCGTCGCCCGCCTTCGCGCAGAGCAGCGTCACGCTGTACGGCGTGATCGACGAAGGCCTCAACTACACGAACAACGTCGGCACCGGCCACGTCTACGAAATGGCGAGCGGCTATGCGCAGGGCAGCCGCTGGGGCCTGAAGGGCAACGAGGATCTCGGCGGCGGCCTGAAGGCGATCTTCCAGCTCGAGAACGGCTTCGACGTCAACAGCGGCCGGCTCAACCAGGGCGGCCGCATGTTCGGTCGGCAAGCCTATGTCGGCCTGAGCCAGGCGCAGTACGGCACGCTGACCTTCGGTCGCCAGTACGACTCCGTCGTCGACTATCTCGCGCCGACCACCGCCAATGGCAACTGGGGCGGCTACCTGCTCGCGCACCCGTTCGACAACGACAACACCGACAACTCGTTCCGCCTCGACAACACGGTGAAGTACGCGAGCCCGAACTTCGGCGGCTTCCAGTTCGGCGGCGCATACAGCTTCAGCAACAGCACGAGCTTCTCGGACAATCGCGCATACAGCTTCGGCGCGCAATACCAGAACAACGGGCTGCTGATCGGCGCCGCATATCTGCAGGCGAACCGCCCCGGCGACGGCTCGGCCGGCGCGATCACCGCGAACGACGCCAGCTACATCGCCGAGCGCATGCGCGTGTTCGGCGCGGGCATCAATTACACGTTCGGCCCGGCGACGGTCGGCTTCGCGTACACGAACTCGAACTACAAGAACCCGACGGGCAACGGCTATCTCGGCACGCCGGGGGCAATCATCGCGCCGGGTGCGACGGTCAGCGCGATCAAGTACCAGAATTTCGAAGTGAACGGCGCGTACCAGATCACGCCGGCGTTCATGGTCGGTGCGCAGTACGTGCTGTCGCTCGAGAAATACGACGCGTCGACCGGCGACGCGAAGCCGAAGATCCACTCGGTCGGGCTGATGGCCGACTACAACCTGTCGAAGCGGACCGACGTGTACGTGCAGGCCGCGTACCAGCACATCGCCGGCGACAAGACCGGATCGATTCTCGACCAGGCGTTCATCCCCGGCACCGACGCGCCGTCGTCGACGTCGAATCAGGTGGCCGTGCGGCTCGCGCTGCGCCACAAGTTCTGA
- a CDS encoding response regulator codes for MPNSEQANADLITATKVRDLLTRNGIPPRSHNTTIANVLGLSFSVVTRKMKGLIPWNLSQLQDIATHFGVPPAILLDDKGTQPAAAEMIDATLVIESRRLRCRAAISAKASSQIETDFVALQWQGEWIVTERQHAREGRLYPVDVIELRSSQPTVYAARIAVVDDSRDVAETVCEYFIEKGVNAIPYHDGASFRKALEVEDFDGYILDWMLGDQTAAELVRGIRSSENGGAPIFLLTGKISTGEASEDEIAHIVSHYNARCEEKPVRLPILFAEVARELKITLPAATAAAAS; via the coding sequence ATGCCCAATAGCGAGCAGGCCAATGCCGATCTTATTACCGCAACCAAGGTGCGCGATCTGCTGACGCGCAACGGCATCCCGCCGCGCAGTCACAACACGACCATCGCGAACGTGCTGGGTCTCAGTTTCTCGGTCGTCACGCGCAAGATGAAAGGCCTGATCCCGTGGAACCTGTCGCAGTTGCAGGACATCGCGACGCACTTCGGCGTGCCGCCCGCGATCCTGCTCGATGACAAGGGCACGCAGCCGGCCGCCGCCGAGATGATCGACGCGACACTCGTGATCGAGTCGCGCCGTCTCCGCTGCCGCGCGGCGATCTCGGCGAAGGCCAGCAGCCAGATCGAAACGGATTTCGTCGCGCTGCAGTGGCAGGGCGAATGGATCGTCACCGAACGCCAGCACGCGCGCGAAGGCCGCCTCTATCCGGTCGACGTCATCGAATTGCGCTCGAGCCAGCCGACCGTGTACGCGGCGCGGATCGCGGTGGTCGACGATTCGCGGGACGTCGCCGAAACCGTGTGCGAATACTTCATCGAAAAAGGCGTAAACGCGATTCCGTACCATGACGGCGCGTCGTTCCGCAAGGCGCTGGAAGTCGAGGATTTCGACGGCTACATCCTCGACTGGATGCTGGGCGACCAGACGGCCGCCGAGCTCGTGCGCGGCATCCGCTCGAGCGAGAACGGCGGCGCGCCGATCTTCCTGCTGACCGGCAAGATCTCCACCGGCGAAGCGAGCGAGGACGAGATCGCGCACATCGTGTCGCACTACAACGCGCGCTGCGAGGAAAAGCCTGTGCGCCTGCCGATTCTGTTCGCCGAAGTCGCGCGCGAACTGAAGATCACGCTGCCGGCCGCCACTGCCGCCGCCGCGAGCTGA
- a CDS encoding ABC transporter substrate-binding protein, with translation MQIRRLSTALLAAATILTAPAAHAAGGACADGKTVHFAGITWESGSFATEVLRQIMEKGYGCKTDVVPGSTAATETALARNDLQIWAEQWTGRSEITAKAVASGAVKLIGDTLPGGTTEGWFVPEYVVKGDPARNIKPVAPGLASVDDLPKFKQVFADEEEPDKGRFLNCPTGWDCERVNTRLLKVLKLDQSYTNFHPGTGAALDAAIASAYQRGAPIVFYYWGPAALMAKYKFAALKMPAYNEACWKTLRDESSTHQCASSYMVSRLTVGVSKPFADANPDLVGVFGKVRFPMDFLNQTILEMTTKKIDGAAMATQFLKTRPDMWKQWVPADVAQKIAGSLKGA, from the coding sequence ATGCAGATTCGACGACTGAGCACGGCGCTTCTTGCCGCCGCGACGATCCTGACCGCGCCCGCGGCCCATGCGGCCGGCGGCGCGTGCGCAGACGGCAAGACGGTCCATTTCGCGGGCATCACGTGGGAAAGCGGATCGTTCGCGACCGAGGTGCTGCGGCAGATCATGGAGAAGGGCTACGGCTGCAAGACCGACGTCGTGCCGGGCAGCACGGCCGCGACGGAAACGGCGCTCGCGCGCAACGATCTGCAGATCTGGGCCGAACAGTGGACGGGCCGCAGCGAGATCACCGCGAAGGCTGTCGCGTCGGGCGCCGTGAAGCTGATCGGCGACACGCTGCCGGGCGGCACGACGGAAGGCTGGTTCGTGCCCGAGTACGTGGTGAAGGGCGACCCGGCGCGCAACATCAAGCCGGTCGCGCCCGGGCTCGCGTCGGTCGACGATCTGCCCAAGTTCAAGCAGGTGTTCGCCGACGAGGAGGAGCCGGACAAGGGCCGGTTCCTGAACTGCCCGACCGGTTGGGACTGCGAGCGCGTGAACACGCGCCTGCTGAAGGTGCTGAAGCTCGACCAGTCGTACACGAACTTCCACCCGGGCACGGGCGCGGCGCTCGACGCGGCGATCGCGTCCGCGTACCAGCGCGGTGCGCCCATCGTGTTCTATTACTGGGGCCCGGCCGCGCTGATGGCGAAATACAAGTTCGCGGCGCTGAAGATGCCGGCCTATAACGAAGCATGCTGGAAGACGCTGCGCGACGAGAGCAGCACGCACCAGTGCGCGTCGTCGTACATGGTGTCGCGGCTGACTGTCGGCGTGTCGAAGCCGTTCGCCGACGCAAACCCCGATCTCGTCGGCGTGTTCGGCAAGGTGCGCTTTCCGATGGATTTCCTGAACCAGACGATCCTCGAGATGACCACGAAGAAGATCGACGGCGCGGCGATGGCCACGCAGTTCCTGAAGACGCGTCCGGACATGTGGAAGCAGTGGGTGCCGGCCGACGTCGCGCAGAAGATCGCCGGCAGCCTGAAAGGCGCGTAA
- a CDS encoding class I SAM-dependent methyltransferase, translated as MTWPNALRVSALFVREWVGRPAAVGALCPSSRHLAREMADAVPDGDGLVVELGGGTGAITAALLERGVAPRRLVVVERSPAFVQHLRRRFPGISIVSGDARQLERLLPPDAAVDAIVSCLPLRTLPRQDVTAIVGQCERVLSVDGVMIQFTYDLRVPERHPLRDPAFVADASRIVWANIPPARIVTMRRAAIGQVA; from the coding sequence ATGACCTGGCCGAACGCGTTGCGTGTCTCGGCACTATTCGTGCGCGAGTGGGTCGGCCGCCCGGCCGCGGTGGGCGCGTTATGCCCGAGTTCGCGGCATCTGGCCCGCGAGATGGCCGATGCGGTGCCGGATGGCGACGGGCTCGTCGTCGAGCTCGGCGGCGGCACCGGCGCGATCACCGCGGCGTTGCTCGAACGCGGCGTCGCGCCACGGCGCCTCGTCGTGGTCGAACGGTCGCCGGCGTTCGTGCAGCACCTGCGACGCCGCTTTCCCGGTATCTCGATCGTGTCGGGCGACGCGCGGCAGCTCGAGCGGCTGCTGCCGCCCGACGCGGCGGTCGATGCGATCGTGTCCTGCCTGCCGCTGCGCACGCTGCCGCGCCAGGACGTGACGGCGATCGTCGGACAGTGCGAGCGCGTGCTGTCGGTCGATGGCGTGATGATCCAGTTCACTTACGATTTGCGCGTGCCCGAGCGTCACCCGCTGCGCGATCCGGCATTTGTTGCCGATGCCAGCCGGATCGTGTGGGCAAATATTCCGCCTGCGCGCATCGTCACGATGCGCCGGGCCGCGATCGGACAGGTGGCGTGA
- a CDS encoding molybdopterin-dependent oxidoreductase: protein MRISTIWIKSLVMAGLLGMAAASWAASFTFTVDGKIGRSNQPGKTTFVFTEQALMALPQHTIVTSTSWTPKATFTGPRLSDVLKTVDAHGTQIEFRCIDEYTFTIPVSDADKYGVILARTMNGKVLGNDNYGPLWIMYPRDQYPDELKTPLGEAKFAWQIIGLTVK, encoded by the coding sequence ATGCGAATTTCGACCATCTGGATCAAGAGCCTGGTCATGGCCGGCCTGCTCGGCATGGCCGCCGCGAGCTGGGCCGCGTCGTTCACGTTCACCGTCGACGGCAAGATCGGCCGCAGCAACCAGCCCGGCAAGACGACGTTCGTCTTTACCGAGCAGGCGCTGATGGCGCTGCCGCAGCACACGATCGTCACGTCGACGAGCTGGACGCCAAAAGCGACCTTCACCGGCCCGCGCCTGTCCGACGTGCTGAAGACGGTCGACGCGCACGGCACACAGATCGAGTTCCGCTGCATCGACGAATATACGTTCACGATCCCCGTGTCGGATGCCGACAAGTACGGCGTGATCCTCGCGCGCACGATGAACGGCAAGGTGCTCGGCAACGACAACTACGGCCCGCTGTGGATCATGTATCCGCGCGACCAGTATCCGGACGAGCTGAAGACGCCGCTCGGCGAAGCCAAGTTCGCATGGCAGATCATCGGCCTGACCGTGAAGTAA
- a CDS encoding LysR family transcriptional regulator — MLRTGLGELTTFITIAEQRSFSGAARILGVSPSALSHAIRHLEARLGVRLFNRTTRSVALTEAGEQLLLRVRPAVADLEDAMNDAATARNRPSGQIRISASESASRPLIRHVLPGFVARYPDIHVEFVVDSRLIDIVEHGFDAGIRVREDVPRDMIAVRFGDAVRFVAVASPDYLARHPAPDTPQDLARHRCIRFRFESGALYRWDLMRDGKRVSVDVDGPMTLGNLSLMVDAALAGIGIAWVTHERVAEQLADGRLVRVLPEWEQTFDSLCLYYPANRHPPAALRLFIDAVREWTASGANPSDN; from the coding sequence ATGCTGCGCACTGGCCTCGGCGAACTCACGACCTTCATCACGATCGCGGAACAGCGCAGCTTCAGCGGCGCGGCCCGCATCCTGGGCGTGTCGCCGTCGGCGCTGAGTCATGCGATCCGCCATCTCGAAGCGCGGCTCGGCGTGCGGCTGTTCAACCGCACGACCCGCTCGGTCGCGCTGACCGAGGCCGGCGAACAGTTGCTGTTGCGCGTGCGGCCCGCCGTCGCCGATCTCGAGGATGCGATGAACGATGCCGCGACCGCCCGCAACCGGCCGTCCGGCCAGATCCGGATCAGCGCGTCGGAATCCGCGTCGCGCCCGCTGATTCGGCATGTGCTGCCCGGTTTCGTTGCGCGCTACCCGGACATTCATGTGGAGTTCGTCGTCGATTCGCGGCTCATCGACATCGTCGAACACGGCTTCGACGCGGGCATCCGCGTGCGCGAGGACGTGCCGCGCGACATGATCGCCGTGCGCTTCGGCGACGCGGTCCGCTTCGTCGCGGTCGCGTCGCCCGACTACCTGGCGCGGCACCCGGCGCCTGACACGCCGCAGGATCTCGCGCGACACCGATGCATCCGGTTCCGCTTCGAAAGCGGCGCGCTCTATCGATGGGACCTGATGCGCGACGGCAAGCGCGTGAGCGTCGACGTCGACGGGCCAATGACGCTCGGCAATCTGAGCCTGATGGTGGATGCGGCACTCGCCGGCATCGGCATCGCGTGGGTCACGCATGAGCGCGTCGCGGAGCAACTGGCCGACGGCCGGCTCGTGCGCGTGTTGCCTGAATGGGAGCAGACGTTCGACAGCCTGTGCCTCTACTATCCTGCGAACCGGCATCCGCCCGCCGCGCTGCGGCTGTTCATCGACGCCGTGCGCGAATGGACGGCTTCCGGCGCAAACCCGTCGGACAACTGA
- a CDS encoding Lrp/AsnC family transcriptional regulator, giving the protein MKLDRDNAAPGDAAPVLDRIDRAILRQLQQDASISNVRLAAKVKLSAPACLRRVERLKEMGLIRGIVALLDPRPLGAGMLVVIGFVLDRSTPEAFAEFEKAAQKVSGCVECHVVTGEFDYFMLVRTRDNESFNRLHAEQLLYLPGVRQVRSFMVLKEILSTHALPV; this is encoded by the coding sequence ATGAAATTAGATCGCGACAATGCAGCGCCTGGCGATGCAGCGCCGGTGCTCGACCGCATCGACCGCGCGATCCTGCGGCAGTTGCAGCAGGACGCATCGATCTCGAACGTGCGCCTCGCCGCGAAGGTGAAGCTCAGCGCGCCGGCGTGCCTGCGGCGCGTCGAACGGTTGAAGGAGATGGGATTGATCCGCGGCATCGTCGCGCTGCTCGACCCGAGGCCGCTGGGTGCCGGGATGCTGGTCGTGATCGGCTTCGTGCTCGATCGTTCGACGCCGGAGGCATTCGCCGAATTCGAGAAGGCTGCGCAGAAGGTGTCCGGGTGTGTCGAATGTCACGTCGTGACCGGCGAATTCGATTACTTCATGCTGGTCCGCACGCGCGACAACGAGAGCTTCAACCGCCTGCATGCGGAACAGCTGCTGTACCTGCCCGGCGTGCGGCAGGTGCGCTCGTTCATGGTACTCAAGGAGATTCTGTCGACGCATGCGCTGCCGGTGTAG